In Helianthus annuus cultivar XRQ/B chromosome 8, HanXRQr2.0-SUNRISE, whole genome shotgun sequence, a single genomic region encodes these proteins:
- the LOC110942387 gene encoding probable serine/threonine-protein kinase PBL11 isoform X3, whose protein sequence is MPGNFKGLTWVGFYWFMFLIREETSDRPLMGNYSSASKEDSVDRDEAAPYRKLQDYLNHVAAKSHDKYSISFASSKDKGKIQILAHGLNKFSLNGLKRATGNFKYNVRSRLGGGEFGEVFEGEFGTKQYASSWFAFDGISRIAIKRFRHYKIQHRLKENDVIEFVDLTFLSKFNHPNLVKVLGYCFEDETLFLIYEFMENGSLDSHLFTTGKIPLPWKTRVKIALGIAEGLLFLHTTENKVDDFSIKIHQILLDKNFNAKISDFESAKIVYGGSFKEIEHWNNSEYEGIIHSFGVLLIQIITGERISNIDIANLRQNMWNPNGEIRKGSLRRVLDPRLPNKDDTTIMEAMKLALDCVSIPYFPLKKAADVLTQIYTHIIKSDVYK, encoded by the exons ATGCCAGGCAACTTCAAGGGGTTGACCTGGGTAGGTTTTTATTGGTTTATGTTTCTTATCAGAGAAGAAACATCTGATAGGCCTCTTATGGGAAACTACAGTTCAGCATCAAAAGAGGATAGTGTTGACCGCGATGAAGCGGCTCCTTATCGGAAACTACAGGATTATTTGAATCATGTTGCAG CCAAGTCTCATGACAAATACAGCATTAGTTTTGCCTCGTCGAAAGATAAGGGTAAAATACAAATATTGGCTCATGGTTTGAACAAGTTTTCTTTAAATGGTCTAAAAAGGGCCACAGGAAATTTCAAGTATAACGTGAGGTCGAGGCTAGGTGGAGGAGAATTTGGGGAGGTTTTTGAAGGAGAATTTGGGACAAAGCAGTACGCATCTTCCTGGTTTGCTTTTGATGGTATATCAAGGATTGCCATCAAGAGGTTTCGTCACTACAAGATTCAGCATCGCCTGAAAGAGAATGACGTTATAGAG TTTGTTGATTTGACATTCTTAAGCAAATTTAATCATCCGAACCTTGTTAAGGTTCTAGGCTACTGCTTTGAAGACGAAACACTGTTCCTTATCTATGAATTCATGGAGAATGGAAGCTTAGATTCTCACCTGTTCACAA CAGGCAAGATACCACTTCCATGGAAGACAAGAGTTAAAATAGCACTAGGAATAGCGGAAGGCCTTTTGTTCTTGCACACTACAGAAAATAAGGTTGATGATTTCTCCATTAAGATACACCAGATATTGCTGGACAAG AACTTCAACGCAAAGATTTCTGATTTTGAATCTGCAAAAATAGTATATGGAGGTTCATTCAAGGAGATTGAACACTGGA ATAACTCTGAATACGAGGGCATCATCCATTCTTTTGGAGTATTATTGATTCAAATAATAACTGGTGAACGTATTAGTAACATTGATATTGCGAATCTACGACAAAATATGTGGAATCCGAATGGAGAAATTAGGAAAGGGAGTTTGAGGAGAGTACTGGATCCGCGCCTGCCCAACAAAGATGATACTACAATTATGGAGGCAATGAAGTTAGCACTCGACTGTGTTTCTATTCCTTATTTTCCTCTGAAGAAAGCAGCGGATGTGTTGACACAAATTTATACTCATATCATAAAAAGTGATGTGTATAAGTAG
- the LOC110942387 gene encoding probable serine/threonine-protein kinase PBL11 isoform X2, translating into MPGNFKGLTWVGFYWFMFLIREETSDRPLMGNYSSASKEDSVDRDEAAPYRKLQDYLNHVAAKAKSHDKYSISFASSKDKGKIQILAHGLNKFSLNGLKRATGNFKYNVRSRLGGGEFGEVFEGEFGTKQYASSWFAFDGISRIAIKRFRHYKIQHRLKENDVIEFVDLTFLSKFNHPNLVKVLGYCFEDETLFLIYEFMENGSLDSHLFTSKIPLPWKTRVKIALGIAEGLLFLHTTENKVDDFSIKIHQILLDKNFNAKISDFESAKIVYGGSFKEIEHWNNSEYEGIIHSFGVLLIQIITGERISNIDIANLRQNMWNPNGEIRKGSLRRVLDPRLPNKDDTTIMEAMKLALDCVSIPYFPLKKAADVLTQIYTHIIKSDVYK; encoded by the exons ATGCCAGGCAACTTCAAGGGGTTGACCTGGGTAGGTTTTTATTGGTTTATGTTTCTTATCAGAGAAGAAACATCTGATAGGCCTCTTATGGGAAACTACAGTTCAGCATCAAAAGAGGATAGTGTTGACCGCGATGAAGCGGCTCCTTATCGGAAACTACAGGATTATTTGAATCATGTTGCAG CTAAAGCCAAGTCTCATGACAAATACAGCATTAGTTTTGCCTCGTCGAAAGATAAGGGTAAAATACAAATATTGGCTCATGGTTTGAACAAGTTTTCTTTAAATGGTCTAAAAAGGGCCACAGGAAATTTCAAGTATAACGTGAGGTCGAGGCTAGGTGGAGGAGAATTTGGGGAGGTTTTTGAAGGAGAATTTGGGACAAAGCAGTACGCATCTTCCTGGTTTGCTTTTGATGGTATATCAAGGATTGCCATCAAGAGGTTTCGTCACTACAAGATTCAGCATCGCCTGAAAGAGAATGACGTTATAGAG TTTGTTGATTTGACATTCTTAAGCAAATTTAATCATCCGAACCTTGTTAAGGTTCTAGGCTACTGCTTTGAAGACGAAACACTGTTCCTTATCTATGAATTCATGGAGAATGGAAGCTTAGATTCTCACCTGTTCACAA GCAAGATACCACTTCCATGGAAGACAAGAGTTAAAATAGCACTAGGAATAGCGGAAGGCCTTTTGTTCTTGCACACTACAGAAAATAAGGTTGATGATTTCTCCATTAAGATACACCAGATATTGCTGGACAAG AACTTCAACGCAAAGATTTCTGATTTTGAATCTGCAAAAATAGTATATGGAGGTTCATTCAAGGAGATTGAACACTGGA ATAACTCTGAATACGAGGGCATCATCCATTCTTTTGGAGTATTATTGATTCAAATAATAACTGGTGAACGTATTAGTAACATTGATATTGCGAATCTACGACAAAATATGTGGAATCCGAATGGAGAAATTAGGAAAGGGAGTTTGAGGAGAGTACTGGATCCGCGCCTGCCCAACAAAGATGATACTACAATTATGGAGGCAATGAAGTTAGCACTCGACTGTGTTTCTATTCCTTATTTTCCTCTGAAGAAAGCAGCGGATGTGTTGACACAAATTTATACTCATATCATAAAAAGTGATGTGTATAAGTAG
- the LOC110942387 gene encoding probable serine/threonine-protein kinase PBL11 isoform X1 encodes MPGNFKGLTWVGFYWFMFLIREETSDRPLMGNYSSASKEDSVDRDEAAPYRKLQDYLNHVAAKAKSHDKYSISFASSKDKGKIQILAHGLNKFSLNGLKRATGNFKYNVRSRLGGGEFGEVFEGEFGTKQYASSWFAFDGISRIAIKRFRHYKIQHRLKENDVIEFVDLTFLSKFNHPNLVKVLGYCFEDETLFLIYEFMENGSLDSHLFTTGKIPLPWKTRVKIALGIAEGLLFLHTTENKVDDFSIKIHQILLDKNFNAKISDFESAKIVYGGSFKEIEHWNNSEYEGIIHSFGVLLIQIITGERISNIDIANLRQNMWNPNGEIRKGSLRRVLDPRLPNKDDTTIMEAMKLALDCVSIPYFPLKKAADVLTQIYTHIIKSDVYK; translated from the exons ATGCCAGGCAACTTCAAGGGGTTGACCTGGGTAGGTTTTTATTGGTTTATGTTTCTTATCAGAGAAGAAACATCTGATAGGCCTCTTATGGGAAACTACAGTTCAGCATCAAAAGAGGATAGTGTTGACCGCGATGAAGCGGCTCCTTATCGGAAACTACAGGATTATTTGAATCATGTTGCAG CTAAAGCCAAGTCTCATGACAAATACAGCATTAGTTTTGCCTCGTCGAAAGATAAGGGTAAAATACAAATATTGGCTCATGGTTTGAACAAGTTTTCTTTAAATGGTCTAAAAAGGGCCACAGGAAATTTCAAGTATAACGTGAGGTCGAGGCTAGGTGGAGGAGAATTTGGGGAGGTTTTTGAAGGAGAATTTGGGACAAAGCAGTACGCATCTTCCTGGTTTGCTTTTGATGGTATATCAAGGATTGCCATCAAGAGGTTTCGTCACTACAAGATTCAGCATCGCCTGAAAGAGAATGACGTTATAGAG TTTGTTGATTTGACATTCTTAAGCAAATTTAATCATCCGAACCTTGTTAAGGTTCTAGGCTACTGCTTTGAAGACGAAACACTGTTCCTTATCTATGAATTCATGGAGAATGGAAGCTTAGATTCTCACCTGTTCACAA CAGGCAAGATACCACTTCCATGGAAGACAAGAGTTAAAATAGCACTAGGAATAGCGGAAGGCCTTTTGTTCTTGCACACTACAGAAAATAAGGTTGATGATTTCTCCATTAAGATACACCAGATATTGCTGGACAAG AACTTCAACGCAAAGATTTCTGATTTTGAATCTGCAAAAATAGTATATGGAGGTTCATTCAAGGAGATTGAACACTGGA ATAACTCTGAATACGAGGGCATCATCCATTCTTTTGGAGTATTATTGATTCAAATAATAACTGGTGAACGTATTAGTAACATTGATATTGCGAATCTACGACAAAATATGTGGAATCCGAATGGAGAAATTAGGAAAGGGAGTTTGAGGAGAGTACTGGATCCGCGCCTGCCCAACAAAGATGATACTACAATTATGGAGGCAATGAAGTTAGCACTCGACTGTGTTTCTATTCCTTATTTTCCTCTGAAGAAAGCAGCGGATGTGTTGACACAAATTTATACTCATATCATAAAAAGTGATGTGTATAAGTAG